The Fulvivirga ligni genome window below encodes:
- a CDS encoding YfiR family protein — MEWSEGNHELTLGVVSNNDEMYNIMTSLASARKSSKKITVKNYSSLSEIEGCNILFITKEGGLSANQIQQLDNKNLLVITEDDEISSSGSINLVKVDGKLMFEINRDMVNKTGIKMASRLMDLAIVK, encoded by the coding sequence CTGGAATGGTCTGAGGGCAATCATGAACTAACTTTAGGAGTAGTATCTAATAATGATGAAATGTATAATATCATGACATCATTAGCCTCCGCTAGAAAATCAAGTAAGAAAATAACTGTTAAAAATTATTCAAGTCTCTCTGAGATTGAAGGTTGTAATATTCTATTTATCACTAAAGAAGGTGGGTTAAGTGCTAACCAAATCCAGCAGTTGGACAATAAAAATTTGTTGGTCATCACTGAAGATGATGAGATTAGTAGCAGTGGATCTATTAATCTTGTAAAGGTAGATGGCAAACTGATGTTTGAAATTAACCGTGATATGGTTAACAAAACAGGCATCAAAATGGCCAGCAGATTGATGGATTTGGCCATCGTGAAATAG
- a CDS encoding RNA methyltransferase: MISKNTAKFIKSLQLKKYRKQEQCFLVEGRKSVLEVMESDFNVRLIAGTSDFCSTNDLSGNEVLQVTEKELSGLGTLKSNNQAIAVVEMKASKPFITANDEYVIALDDINDPGNFGTILRIADWYGINKIIASETTADFYNPKVISASKGSFTRVDVFYGNLQEELKELKLPIYGALLDGENVHQVRFNSGGVLVMGNEANGISVGVEALITSRVTIPAYGSAESLNVAMATAIICDNIKRSLSTPL; the protein is encoded by the coding sequence ATGATTTCCAAAAACACTGCGAAGTTCATTAAATCCTTGCAATTAAAGAAATACCGTAAACAAGAACAATGCTTTTTAGTAGAGGGAAGAAAAAGTGTTCTTGAGGTCATGGAGTCTGATTTTAATGTAAGGCTTATCGCAGGGACCTCAGATTTTTGTTCTACTAATGATCTTTCAGGTAATGAGGTTTTACAAGTAACAGAAAAAGAGCTATCTGGTTTAGGAACTTTGAAGTCAAACAATCAGGCTATAGCAGTTGTGGAGATGAAGGCGAGCAAACCTTTTATTACTGCCAATGATGAATATGTCATCGCCTTAGATGACATTAATGACCCTGGTAATTTCGGAACAATTCTTAGAATTGCTGATTGGTATGGTATTAATAAAATCATAGCATCAGAAACAACGGCTGACTTCTACAATCCTAAAGTGATTTCTGCTTCAAAAGGATCATTCACTCGTGTAGATGTATTTTATGGTAATTTACAGGAGGAGCTAAAAGAACTCAAATTACCTATATATGGTGCATTGCTCGATGGAGAAAATGTGCATCAGGTAAGGTTCAACAGTGGGGGAGTTCTGGTAATGGGTAATGAGGCCAATGGAATCTCAGTAGGAGTAGAGGCTCTGATAACCTCGAGAGTAACCATACCTGCCTATGGAAGTGCTGAATCGCTTAATGTGGCAATGGCTACGGCTATTATTTGTGATAATATAAAGAGAAGTCTTTCGACTCCTCTTTAA
- a CDS encoding riboflavin synthase: protein MFTGIIECLGTVKSIQTEGENRHFEIESSISSELKVDQSVSHNGVCLTVTKVAGDTHFVTAIHETMIKTSLGNLKPGQIVNLERCMVNNGRFDGHIVQGHVDMTGEVVSVQEEDGSWLFTIKHDISKEHFTVEKGSITLNGISLTCFNSTDNSFSVAIIPYTYEHTNMKDLLVGSKVNLEFDIIGKYVQKLLAKSGQI from the coding sequence ATGTTTACTGGTATTATAGAATGTTTAGGAACGGTTAAATCTATTCAGACAGAGGGCGAGAATAGACATTTTGAAATTGAAAGCAGTATCTCTTCAGAGCTGAAAGTAGATCAAAGTGTGTCACATAATGGTGTTTGTTTAACGGTGACTAAAGTTGCAGGAGATACCCACTTTGTTACAGCCATTCATGAGACTATGATCAAAACCAGCCTGGGTAATCTAAAACCAGGGCAGATTGTAAATCTGGAGAGGTGCATGGTGAACAATGGACGTTTTGATGGTCATATTGTTCAGGGCCACGTAGATATGACCGGAGAGGTAGTGAGCGTTCAGGAAGAAGATGGTAGCTGGTTATTTACAATTAAGCATGATATTTCTAAAGAGCATTTCACGGTAGAAAAAGGGTCGATTACCCTTAACGGAATTAGTTTAACTTGTTTTAATTCTACTGATAATAGCTTCAGCGTAGCCATTATTCCATATACTTACGAGCATACCAATATGAAAGACCTGTTAGTGGGAAGTAAAGTGAATTTGGAATTTGATATTATAGGTAAGTATGTTCAGAAACTATTAGCTAAGTCTGGGCAGATTTAA
- the yidD gene encoding membrane protein insertion efficiency factor YidD gives MEKKEQNSALIKVIKNLIKMIFILPVRFYQLTISPLLGSNCRHSPTCSQYTIEAIQEWGPIKGIWLGMKRISKCHPWGTSGYDPVPKRDSHPN, from the coding sequence ATGGAAAAGAAGGAACAGAATTCAGCATTGATTAAAGTGATAAAGAACCTGATAAAGATGATATTCATTCTCCCTGTCAGGTTCTACCAACTCACCATCAGCCCTTTACTGGGCTCTAACTGTAGGCACTCCCCTACCTGCTCTCAGTATACTATTGAAGCCATTCAAGAATGGGGACCTATCAAAGGCATCTGGCTAGGCATGAAAAGAATTTCCAAATGTCACCCATGGGGCACCAGTGGATATGATCCTGTGCCTAAAAGGGATTCACATCCCAACTAA
- a CDS encoding multidrug effflux MFS transporter: MSKLQYFTLILILGLLSTISPFSIDMYLPGFPAIAKDLGSTIDKVQLSLTSYFIGISFGQLFYGPLLDRFGRKRPLYIGLVIYIIASVGCAYTNSVESLIFMRLVQAIGGCAGMVAAQALVRDLFPVEKTAQAFAMLVLVIAISPMVAPTLGGYLVASYGWHSVFLVLGAITALIMVGVYFTLPEGQLADRSLSLRPKAVARGYWDVLSNRQFSVYAFAGGIATSAPFAYIAGSSDVFINIYGVSEKTYGWIFAILAFAMIGSTQLNHILLNHFTNRQVMKVAISYQVVTGLVMVAGTVMGFLNMYTLIGLLFIFLTGHGLSNPNAMALTLAPFSKNAGSASALVGAIRMGLGGLTSAAVSILHNGSTLPMVLVMAFCALAGLVILLMGERRISLREKHSFSA, encoded by the coding sequence ATGAGTAAACTGCAATATTTTACGCTGATATTAATTTTAGGCCTTTTGTCTACTATCAGCCCTTTTTCAATAGATATGTATTTACCTGGTTTTCCTGCCATTGCGAAGGATCTGGGTTCTACTATTGATAAGGTGCAGTTATCGCTTACCAGTTATTTTATTGGTATCTCATTCGGTCAGTTATTTTACGGACCTCTGCTTGACCGCTTTGGCAGAAAAAGACCATTGTACATCGGTTTGGTTATTTACATCATTGCCTCAGTAGGTTGTGCATACACAAACTCTGTAGAATCACTCATATTCATGCGTCTGGTTCAGGCTATAGGTGGCTGTGCAGGTATGGTAGCGGCACAGGCATTGGTGAGAGATTTATTTCCGGTTGAAAAAACAGCCCAGGCATTTGCTATGCTGGTATTGGTGATTGCTATTTCGCCTATGGTAGCTCCGACTTTAGGTGGCTATTTAGTGGCTTCTTATGGATGGCATTCGGTGTTCTTGGTTTTAGGAGCCATTACTGCTCTGATTATGGTAGGGGTATACTTTACCTTGCCGGAAGGTCAGCTGGCAGATAGATCTTTGTCATTAAGACCTAAGGCTGTTGCCAGAGGTTATTGGGATGTTTTAAGTAATCGTCAGTTTTCTGTTTATGCTTTTGCAGGTGGAATAGCCACTTCTGCTCCTTTTGCTTATATCGCAGGATCTTCTGATGTTTTTATCAATATTTATGGAGTAAGCGAAAAGACCTATGGCTGGATTTTTGCCATTTTGGCTTTCGCAATGATTGGATCTACTCAGCTTAATCATATCTTACTAAATCATTTTACTAATAGACAAGTAATGAAGGTAGCTATTAGTTATCAGGTAGTTACGGGTTTAGTAATGGTGGCTGGAACGGTGATGGGCTTTTTGAATATGTATACCCTTATTGGTTTATTATTTATATTCCTTACTGGTCATGGGCTTTCTAACCCCAATGCCATGGCGCTAACCTTAGCACCTTTTTCTAAGAATGCCGGCAGTGCTAGTGCATTAGTAGGAGCAATAAGAATGGGGCTTGGTGGACTTACTTCTGCTGCAGTAAGCATTCTTCATAACGGCAGCACACTGCCAATGGTGCTTGTAATGGCATTTTGTGCTCTGGCCGGTCTGGTAATTTTATTAATGGGTGAGAGAAGAATTTCTCTTAGGGAGAAGCACTCATTTAGTGCCTAA
- the hemF gene encoding oxygen-dependent coproporphyrinogen oxidase, translating into MSITKEDISQWFKSLQDDICQQLENADEKANFQEDPWERPGGGGGRTRVISDGNVLEKGGVNFSAVNGKTPVNILQALELEEADFFATGVSIVLHPNNPWVPIIHMNVRYFEMSNGIWWFGGGIDLTPHYVNKDEASFFHNSLKNICDNHHADYYKRFKTWADEYFYIKHRKETRGIGGIFFDRLGAQEGSKEDLFNFVKEVGKGFAPIYTRFMKDNKSREFSQNEKNWQMLRRGRYVEFNLVWDKGTKFGLDTDGRTESILMSLPPQANWVYDYNPEENSKESETLSLLKKDIDWVKDN; encoded by the coding sequence ATGAGCATTACAAAAGAAGACATCTCTCAGTGGTTCAAGAGTTTACAGGATGACATATGTCAGCAACTGGAAAATGCTGATGAAAAAGCCAATTTTCAGGAAGATCCCTGGGAGCGTCCTGGCGGCGGCGGCGGGCGCACCAGAGTAATTTCTGATGGTAATGTTCTTGAAAAAGGCGGTGTAAATTTCTCAGCGGTTAATGGAAAGACTCCTGTTAATATTCTTCAAGCTTTAGAACTGGAAGAGGCTGACTTTTTTGCTACAGGTGTTTCTATTGTTTTGCATCCCAATAACCCATGGGTACCTATCATCCATATGAATGTGAGGTATTTCGAAATGAGTAACGGCATCTGGTGGTTTGGTGGTGGCATAGACCTTACACCGCATTATGTGAATAAAGATGAAGCATCGTTTTTCCACAATTCACTTAAAAACATCTGCGACAATCATCATGCTGATTATTATAAGAGATTTAAAACTTGGGCCGATGAATATTTTTACATCAAGCACAGAAAAGAGACCCGTGGTATCGGAGGCATCTTTTTCGATCGATTAGGAGCCCAGGAGGGATCTAAAGAGGACTTATTCAACTTCGTTAAAGAAGTGGGTAAAGGCTTTGCGCCGATTTATACTCGCTTCATGAAAGACAATAAGTCCCGAGAATTCTCTCAAAACGAGAAAAATTGGCAAATGCTTCGTCGAGGTCGTTATGTCGAATTTAATTTAGTTTGGGATAAAGGCACAAAATTCGGCTTAGACACTGATGGCAGAACAGAATCCATTCTCATGAGCTTACCACCTCAGGCCAATTGGGTATATGATTATAATCCTGAAGAAAATAGTAAAGAGAGTGAAACGCTGAGTCTCCTGAAAAAGGATATTGATTGGGTAAAAGATAACTAA
- the tamL gene encoding translocation and assembly module lipoprotein TamL codes for MLVGILLSGCLGTKYLKEDEKLLYKQKIKSNSHVDKEDLAQLYAQKPNRQLPIVPWSPYVWFYYYGLNRYDLERYQTKREVTRNKFNEKINAAKTDNKVKKVARLERKKQKRVAKINKTIQEGNIWMRWGEPISIYDSSLTRQTMDRFELYLNSKGYFQAKIDTNYSVSGKKVSIKYIIEEGEPYLLDTIFLTTTDNKIGALLEKYQDESFLQKGENYDQSNITAERERIDLLLKDNGYFDFSRQYVEFNIDTAYGGSKKIAIETVINEPKKGEHKVFVIDSVNFTTDANTGMIIDSLRSSETYKGITFRYYNDLYNYKILSRRVFINKDSVYSKSNTFITQRQLANLDHFRFININYDSANGKFIANIFTSPLNRYQWTNEVGINVTQGFPGPFYNVSFKKRNVFRGLEILELNGRIGIEGVAPATEVQEVYASVEAGANASLTFPQFVLPLSARAKERLGRVNPKTRLLAGYTYTDRPEYIRENINVSNSYSWQTEKQTLFNFTSTDISIINSDLSTSFRDTLLVLETRGNRLINTFRPSFVSSMSLSTTWNSNSYGINFENSSFFRIYLESGGTSLNFLNTDILENKGLEYYKYLKFSIDRREIDPINENTTIAYRINAGIAKPYSENKILPYEKYFFAGGSNGIRAWRPRRLGPGSFSSIDSVSNRVTYNFEQPGEILIEGSVELRKNLIGFIDYAAFVDFGNVWTIEKDPSRPGAQFKPNRFYKEIAVGAGLGLRFDFSFLVLRLDAGLKVYDPARPEGKRFIMSTGYYDEPFTPTAAEAVVLNIGIGYPF; via the coding sequence ATGCTAGTAGGTATTCTACTTTCCGGATGTTTGGGTACCAAATATCTGAAAGAAGATGAAAAGTTACTCTACAAACAGAAAATAAAAAGTAACAGTCATGTAGATAAGGAAGACTTAGCGCAACTCTATGCCCAAAAACCTAACAGACAGCTTCCTATTGTTCCGTGGTCTCCGTATGTCTGGTTTTATTACTATGGTCTCAATAGATATGATCTGGAGCGTTATCAGACTAAGCGTGAGGTTACCAGAAACAAATTTAATGAGAAGATCAATGCCGCTAAGACTGACAACAAGGTTAAAAAGGTTGCAAGACTAGAGAGGAAAAAGCAGAAGCGAGTAGCCAAAATCAACAAGACAATTCAAGAAGGAAATATCTGGATGCGCTGGGGAGAACCCATCTCTATTTACGATTCATCCTTAACCAGGCAAACGATGGATCGTTTTGAATTGTATTTAAACTCCAAGGGGTATTTCCAGGCTAAAATAGACACTAACTATTCGGTTTCTGGTAAAAAGGTTTCAATAAAATACATCATTGAGGAAGGTGAACCCTATCTATTAGACACTATTTTTCTTACTACTACAGACAATAAGATTGGTGCACTATTAGAAAAGTATCAGGATGAATCATTTCTTCAGAAGGGAGAAAACTACGACCAAAGCAATATTACGGCAGAGAGAGAGCGAATCGATTTGCTGTTGAAGGATAACGGATACTTTGATTTCAGCAGACAATATGTTGAATTCAATATTGATACAGCTTATGGAGGCTCAAAAAAAATAGCGATTGAAACAGTAATCAATGAGCCCAAGAAAGGAGAACATAAGGTTTTTGTGATTGACTCAGTTAACTTCACTACGGATGCCAACACTGGAATGATCATAGATTCTTTAAGAAGCTCAGAAACTTACAAGGGCATCACTTTCAGGTATTATAATGATCTCTACAACTATAAAATCCTCAGCAGAAGAGTATTCATCAACAAAGATAGCGTTTACAGTAAAAGCAATACCTTTATTACCCAAAGGCAGTTGGCCAACCTTGATCATTTTAGGTTTATAAATATTAATTATGATTCTGCCAATGGTAAGTTTATTGCCAATATTTTCACCAGTCCGCTTAACAGGTACCAATGGACTAATGAAGTGGGAATAAATGTAACTCAAGGCTTTCCTGGACCGTTTTACAACGTTTCATTTAAGAAACGTAATGTTTTTAGAGGTCTTGAGATATTGGAATTGAATGGCAGGATAGGTATAGAAGGTGTAGCTCCAGCTACAGAAGTTCAAGAGGTTTACGCCAGTGTCGAAGCGGGTGCGAACGCGTCTCTTACGTTTCCTCAATTCGTTTTACCACTAAGTGCACGAGCCAAGGAACGGCTGGGTAGAGTAAACCCAAAAACAAGATTACTTGCTGGTTACACTTACACCGATCGTCCTGAATATATTCGTGAAAACATAAATGTTTCAAACTCATATTCGTGGCAGACAGAGAAGCAGACACTATTTAATTTCACCTCCACGGATATCAGCATTATTAATTCTGATCTAAGTACCAGTTTCAGAGACACTCTTCTGGTATTGGAAACTCGTGGTAATAGGCTAATCAACACTTTTCGCCCTTCATTCGTAAGTAGCATGAGTTTGAGTACTACCTGGAATTCAAATAGTTATGGAATAAACTTTGAAAACTCATCTTTCTTCAGAATATACCTGGAAAGCGGTGGCACCAGCCTTAACTTTTTAAATACTGACATTCTTGAAAACAAAGGGTTAGAGTATTACAAATATTTAAAATTCAGTATTGACCGGCGAGAGATTGACCCCATTAATGAAAATACCACCATCGCTTATCGGATAAATGCCGGGATAGCCAAACCATACAGTGAAAATAAGATCCTGCCCTATGAAAAATATTTCTTTGCAGGTGGAAGTAATGGTATCAGGGCATGGCGGCCACGTCGTTTGGGGCCGGGCTCCTTCTCTTCTATAGATTCGGTATCTAATCGGGTTACTTACAACTTTGAACAGCCTGGCGAAATATTAATTGAAGGCAGTGTGGAGCTCAGAAAAAACCTGATTGGCTTCATTGATTATGCTGCATTTGTTGATTTTGGCAATGTTTGGACCATCGAAAAGGATCCTTCCAGACCCGGTGCACAGTTTAAACCTAATCGTTTCTACAAAGAGATTGCTGTGGGTGCCGGACTTGGTTTACGATTTGATTTCTCGTTTCTGGTTCTCAGGTTAGATGCCGGACTAAAGGTGTACGATCCGGCCAGGCCTGAAGGCAAAAGATTCATCATGTCTACGGGGTATTATGATGAACCTTTTACTCCTACAGCAGCTGAAGCTGTAGTATTAAATATTGGTATTGGATATCCGTTCTAA
- the cysS gene encoding cysteine--tRNA ligase, protein MSLKEKYPISLYNTLSGQREKFEPLNADSVGMYVCGPTVYSDVHLGNVRTFMSFDIVYRYLMYVGYKVRYVRNITDVGHLVDDADEGEDKIAKKARIEKLEPMELVKKYTSGFHKVLDDFNVLPVSIEPCATGHIVEQIDMVKELIENGWAYEVNGSVYFDVAKYDKSHSYGRLSKRKIEELMESGRTLDSQDEKKNKIDFAIWKKASPSHIMRWNSPWGEGFPGWHLECTVMSTKYLGESFDIHGGGMDLVFPHHECEIAQSVGATGKDPVKYWMHANMLTVNGQKMSKSLGNSFLPEELFAGDHELLDRGFGPMVVRFFMLQSHYSSTLDFSNEALIAAEKGYKRLMEGFKISKNLEYTKGQVNNDLEASVNQMIDSLFANMGDDFNTAKTLAVLFEITTLMNNIKAGNNKTGELSKETFELLIQHYQGFILDVLGLREETESNNDLTNGVIEMLIQVRMDAKAAKNYALSDKIRDDLKALGVTLKDGKEGTEFSID, encoded by the coding sequence ATGTCGTTAAAAGAAAAGTATCCGATTTCATTGTACAACACTTTAAGTGGTCAAAGAGAGAAGTTTGAACCCCTCAATGCAGATAGTGTAGGCATGTATGTGTGTGGACCCACCGTTTACAGTGACGTCCATCTGGGTAATGTTCGAACCTTTATGAGCTTTGACATAGTTTACAGATACCTAATGTATGTAGGTTATAAGGTGCGGTATGTTCGTAATATAACCGACGTAGGTCACCTGGTAGATGATGCTGACGAAGGAGAAGACAAGATTGCTAAGAAGGCAAGAATAGAAAAACTGGAGCCAATGGAGTTAGTAAAAAAATACACTAGCGGCTTCCACAAAGTTTTAGATGACTTCAACGTTTTACCTGTGAGCATAGAGCCATGCGCTACTGGCCATATAGTGGAACAAATAGATATGGTGAAAGAGCTTATCGAAAATGGCTGGGCTTATGAGGTAAACGGATCTGTTTACTTTGATGTAGCTAAGTATGATAAGTCTCATTCATACGGAAGACTTTCCAAACGAAAAATTGAGGAACTGATGGAAAGTGGAAGAACACTGGATAGTCAGGACGAAAAGAAAAATAAAATTGACTTTGCCATCTGGAAAAAGGCTTCACCAAGCCATATTATGAGATGGAATTCACCATGGGGCGAAGGCTTCCCAGGCTGGCACCTTGAATGTACTGTAATGAGTACCAAATACTTAGGTGAATCCTTTGATATTCATGGTGGTGGTATGGATTTAGTATTCCCACATCATGAATGTGAGATAGCTCAGTCCGTTGGTGCTACTGGAAAAGATCCGGTAAAATACTGGATGCATGCTAACATGCTTACCGTTAACGGGCAGAAAATGAGCAAATCATTAGGTAACTCATTCTTACCGGAGGAACTATTCGCTGGGGATCATGAACTGTTAGACAGAGGTTTTGGCCCTATGGTAGTGAGATTCTTCATGCTACAATCGCATTATTCCAGCACCTTAGATTTTTCTAATGAAGCTCTTATAGCAGCAGAAAAAGGATATAAACGCCTGATGGAAGGTTTTAAAATATCTAAAAATCTTGAATACACTAAGGGTCAAGTAAACAATGACCTTGAAGCTTCTGTAAATCAAATGATTGATAGCCTATTTGCTAACATGGGTGATGATTTTAATACCGCAAAAACATTAGCGGTTCTTTTTGAAATCACTACACTTATGAACAACATCAAGGCTGGCAATAATAAAACAGGTGAACTTTCTAAGGAAACCTTCGAGCTTCTTATTCAGCATTATCAAGGTTTTATTTTAGATGTTCTTGGGCTAAGAGAAGAAACTGAGTCTAATAATGATTTGACCAATGGCGTTATAGAAATGCTCATTCAAGTAAGAATGGACGCTAAGGCTGCTAAAAATTATGCATTGTCTGATAAGATAAGGGATGATTTGAAAGCCCTAGGTGTTACCCTTAAGGATGGAAAAGAAGGAACAGAATTCAGCATTGATTAA
- a CDS encoding phosphatase PAP2 family protein, protein MIEWLIKIDEQLFFFLNGLHQDWLDQIMFWISDKYVWFPFYAILAGFIIKKYKWRAIIWLVGLGLAIGAADYICSGVMKPYFARYRPSRNPDFDGMVYIINEYTGGKYGFASSHSGNAFALASFIFFLFKNEYKWAWLFFLWAAIVAYSRIYLGVHYPGDITIGGLIGLSSGYLFHKLANWVDKNKFKSAQT, encoded by the coding sequence ATGATTGAATGGTTAATAAAAATTGACGAACAGCTTTTCTTTTTCTTAAATGGCCTACACCAGGATTGGTTAGATCAAATCATGTTCTGGATATCAGATAAGTATGTTTGGTTTCCCTTTTATGCCATTCTCGCCGGATTTATAATTAAAAAATACAAATGGAGAGCTATTATTTGGTTGGTGGGTTTAGGCCTTGCCATAGGCGCTGCTGATTACATTTGCTCTGGAGTAATGAAACCCTATTTCGCTAGATATAGACCCTCCCGAAACCCAGATTTCGACGGAATGGTGTATATTATCAATGAATACACGGGTGGCAAATATGGCTTTGCCTCATCACATTCAGGTAATGCTTTTGCATTAGCCTCATTCATATTCTTCCTTTTCAAAAATGAATACAAATGGGCCTGGCTCTTTTTTCTATGGGCTGCTATAGTGGCTTACAGTAGAATTTACCTAGGCGTTCACTACCCTGGAGATATCACCATAGGTGGGCTTATTGGACTCTCCAGTGGCTATCTATTTCACAAGCTTGCCAACTGGGTTGATAAAAATAAATTTAAATCTGCCCAGACTTAG
- a CDS encoding alpha-ketoacid dehydrogenase subunit alpha/beta has product MPTTKVEKKGKKLKVEKDILLKAYYLMCVAKRMAETYDENREVCSKYVHSTSRGHEAIQLAAGFHLTDIDYASLYYRDESILLGIGLEPYELMLQLMAKADDPFSAGRTYYSHPSLKREGFPTIPHQSSATGMQAIPSTGMAQGIKYLETGGEIKGKAPIVLCSLGDGSVTEGEVSEALQMAVLKELPIIYLVQDNDWGISATGQEMRNMDAYEFAGGFKGLERIRVDGADFESSYLGMEYAVNHVRERKGPILVHAKCPLLGHHTSGVRKEWYRGDKDLEKHAISDPLPKLRTYLENHGFDSYELEELEEKAIEAVAADYEKAIAAPDPDITDFDSHEFAESAIQEERGQRHPEGSAKVVMVDAALHAVDEILSQHQEALFYGQDVGGTLGGVFREAATLAKKYGDHRIFNTPIQEAYIIGSTAGMSAVGAKAIVEIQFADYIWPGINQLVEELSKSCYLSAGKFPIQSLIRVPIGAYGGGGPYHSGSIESTLLNIRGIKVVYPSNAADMKGLMKAAFYDPNPVIMLEHKGLYWSKVPGTNDAKTFEPDSDYAIPLGSANCVLEANKHGDDSTCVIITYGMGVYWSKAAAKNFEGRVEILDLRSLNPLDWDSIEKSVKKHNRAFVLTEEPLMNSFAESLAGRISNRLFEYLDAPVQILGASNLPAIPLNVELEKQMLPNSEKVSKVIEKLLNY; this is encoded by the coding sequence ATGCCTACTACAAAAGTTGAGAAGAAAGGAAAGAAGTTGAAAGTAGAGAAGGACATTCTTTTAAAAGCGTATTACCTCATGTGCGTGGCGAAAAGAATGGCCGAAACCTATGACGAAAACAGAGAGGTATGCAGCAAATATGTGCATAGTACCTCTCGTGGTCATGAAGCCATTCAGTTGGCAGCCGGCTTTCATCTTACTGACATTGATTATGCTTCATTATATTATCGCGATGAGTCTATTTTGCTCGGTATTGGTTTAGAGCCTTATGAATTAATGCTCCAATTGATGGCCAAAGCTGATGACCCGTTTTCAGCAGGCCGAACATATTATTCTCATCCATCACTTAAGAGAGAAGGTTTTCCTACCATTCCTCATCAAAGCTCGGCCACCGGAATGCAAGCCATTCCTTCCACTGGTATGGCTCAGGGGATTAAGTATTTAGAAACGGGAGGAGAGATTAAAGGAAAAGCTCCGATAGTGCTATGCTCATTGGGAGATGGTTCAGTTACTGAGGGAGAAGTTTCTGAAGCCCTTCAAATGGCGGTACTGAAGGAATTACCCATCATTTATCTGGTACAAGATAATGATTGGGGCATATCAGCTACCGGTCAGGAAATGAGGAATATGGACGCCTATGAATTTGCTGGAGGCTTTAAAGGTTTAGAACGAATACGAGTAGACGGAGCGGATTTTGAATCTTCATATTTAGGGATGGAGTATGCGGTCAACCATGTGAGAGAGAGGAAAGGGCCTATTTTGGTACATGCTAAATGCCCGCTGCTCGGTCATCATACTTCCGGGGTAAGAAAGGAATGGTATCGTGGTGATAAGGATCTGGAGAAGCATGCTATAAGTGATCCATTGCCAAAATTGAGGACATATCTTGAGAATCATGGTTTTGATTCATATGAACTGGAAGAGCTTGAAGAGAAAGCCATAGAAGCAGTAGCGGCTGATTATGAGAAAGCGATTGCCGCACCAGATCCTGATATTACCGATTTTGATTCTCATGAGTTTGCAGAATCAGCGATTCAGGAGGAACGGGGTCAACGACATCCGGAAGGCTCTGCCAAAGTTGTGATGGTGGATGCTGCTCTTCATGCAGTTGATGAGATTTTATCACAGCACCAGGAAGCACTTTTCTATGGTCAGGATGTAGGTGGAACGCTAGGAGGAGTATTTAGAGAGGCAGCGACTTTGGCGAAGAAATATGGCGATCACAGGATTTTCAACACCCCAATTCAGGAGGCTTATATCATTGGTTCAACAGCGGGTATGTCTGCTGTAGGAGCCAAGGCTATTGTTGAAATTCAGTTTGCTGATTACATCTGGCCAGGAATAAATCAATTGGTAGAAGAGCTTTCAAAGAGCTGCTATTTGTCGGCTGGGAAGTTTCCAATTCAATCGCTGATTAGAGTGCCCATAGGTGCTTATGGAGGTGGTGGCCCTTATCATTCTGGAAGTATAGAATCTACTTTATTGAATATTAGAGGTATTAAGGTTGTTTATCCATCCAATGCCGCTGACATGAAAGGTTTAATGAAAGCAGCATTCTATGATCCCAATCCAGTAATTATGCTAGAACATAAAGGCTTATACTGGTCTAAAGTGCCAGGGACAAATGATGCAAAAACGTTTGAACCGGACAGTGATTACGCCATTCCATTAGGAAGTGCTAATTGTGTGTTGGAGGCTAATAAGCATGGAGATGATTCTACTTGTGTCATCATCACATATGGCATGGGTGTGTATTGGTCAAAAGCTGCAGCAAAGAATTTTGAAGGACGGGTAGAGATACTGGATTTAAGATCTCTAAATCCATTAGATTGGGATAGCATTGAAAAAAGTGTAAAAAAACATAATAGGGCGTTCGTTCTTACTGAAGAGCCGTTAATGAACTCTTTTGCAGAATCACTTGCTGGACGTATATCCAATCGCCTTTTTGAATATTTAGATGCTCCAGTTCAAATACTGGGAGCGTCTAATTTACCTGCGATCCCACTTAATGTAGAACTCGAAAAACAGATGCTACCAAACAGTGAAAAGGTTTCAAAAGTAATTGAGAAGCTATTGAATTATTAG